The region CTTCtttagtaataatattattttgttattctatactaatttaattattgagaaaattataatatatttaactaCAGACAGTTGCCATATATAAGGATAAAGTATTTGTGTCACATATTTGGTGCAGTGTATATAAAACAGCATGATCCCACTCAATTTacaaatcaaaaataaaatttcattataatgGCTGAAAATATggtatatgcattttttgatattgtattatatataaatgtcaTTAACtttgttttaataatacacatgtctaataattatttttaattgttttcTTAGTGTAGAAGTTTCTATAATGTATGGACTGATTTTCTCGATCAATTAAATGAAGGAGactataaatttaatgatGATGAATATTCCACAAACTTGTTCACTAACAAAAGTGATAATGATATCGATAAAGTTAATGCTGTATCATTTTGGTTATTTGAACAAAATTTATGGGATTGTTCTTCGTCATCGATTAATGCAAAAAGTAATACCGATATTGTCTATTACATTGTGATATGGTTAATTCATATGTTAAGACTAAAGAACGATGGCCAAATCGACAAtgtaattaatttttataatacttGTATACAACCTACTcaagaatatattaattctaTAAAAGATACTAATTCTAATGCTTATAATATCTATAAGAAGCTTATAGATAATAAACTATATTTGATGAATAAGGATATTAAagatatatctatattttatgatgcACTTAAATCGTTATGTAAcatgtataataaatttgatgACGACGATTCAGATTGCACACAATGTTTGGATGATGCCAAAAATTTtgctaaaaaatatgaaatactctttaataataataataataatggtaCTGATACTGAAGGCAGTCTATATAGTCAAAtattatctatattatcaactgattattataattttataaatctatgctatgaaaaaaaagaaggaTGTGGTCGTTTTCCATGCCTCCCACCTTATTCACGATGTtcattaacaaaaaatgcgctaattacatttatatttgttgcAATACCTATTTTCTTGGGATTTGCTTAtaaggtaaataaaaaggattttaaaaatataatctttaaaatttatttttgtaattctttatatgggattatcaaaaaatgtatatacgattaccatttttatattagtattcattatttggatTTGGTAAACGATCtcaaaaacaatatttaagagaaaaacgaaaaaaaataaagaggaaagagtataattatatattattcgaCGAGAGTGATTATTCCAGgaatagtaataatgatTGATATATGTTAAGGCTGACTATTTGGAAATAATCAATTTTTTACCATAATTTGGAACATAAATTTGGGGTTtataagaatatttaaataatgtaatcaataaaacataaagttatatatgtatatttattatatattttttgtatgttTTTATGTTGTGAATCAGGGTTAAAGTTGTGTTTGTGGAACCCATATTCGGGTTATAGTTAAGTGTTAAATTGTGTTTAATTCTgtataatttgataatatattagtttaaata is a window of Plasmodium chabaudi chabaudi strain AS genome assembly, chromosome: 5 DNA encoding:
- a CDS encoding CIR protein, whose translation is MCRSFYNVWTDFLDQLNEGDYKFNDDEYSTNLFTNKSDNDIDKVNAVSFWLFEQNLWDCSSSSINAKSNTDIVYYIVIWLIHMLRLKNDGQIDNVINFYNTCIQPTQEYINSIKDTNSNAYNIYKKLIDNKLYLMNKDIKDISIFYDALKSLCNMYNKFDDDDSDCTQCLDDAKNFAKKYEILFNNNNNNGTDTEGSLYSQILSILSTDYYNFINLCYEKKEGCGRFPCLPPYSRCSLTKNALITFIFVAIPIFLGFAYKYSLFGFGKRSQKQYLREKRKKIKRKEYNYILFDESDYSRNSNND